One genomic region from Eublepharis macularius isolate TG4126 chromosome 18, MPM_Emac_v1.0, whole genome shotgun sequence encodes:
- the MCEE gene encoding methylmalonyl-CoA epimerase, mitochondrial: protein MAASMRTLAAGFLSRLQAAAPLVRTLSISHPSAQKSPGSLWKLGRLNHVAIAVPDLEKAKSLYKEVLGAPVSETVPLPEHGVYTVFVELGNTKLELLHPLGDKSPVASFLQKNKAGGLHHVCIEVDNIAAAIADLKKKQIRVLSEEAQIGAHGKPVIFLHPKDCGGVLVELEEA from the exons ATGGCGGCCTCCATGCGGACGCTGGCGGCAG GGTTTCTTTCCCGGCTGCAAGCTGCCGCTCCGCTAGTACGAACGTTGTCCATTTCCCATCCCTCGGCCCAAAAGTCTCCAGGGAGTCTGTGGAAACTGGGCCGACTCAACCACGTAGCAATCGCGGTGCCTGATTTGGAGAAAGCCAAGTCTTTGTACAAGGAGGTGCTAGGAGCTCCGGTGAGCGAGACCGTGCCTCTTCCTGAACACGGTGTCTATACGGTATTCGTGGAGTTGGGGAACACCAAGTTGGAACTATTGCACCCGCTGGGAGACAAAAGTCCGGTGGCCAGCTTTTTGCAGAAAAACAAAGCAGGAGGGCTGCACCACGTCTGCATCGAG GTGGACAATATTGCAGCTGCTATAGCAGACCTGAAGAAGAAACAGATCCGAGTATTGAGTGAAGAGGCTCAAATAGGCGCCCACGGGAAACCGGTGATTTTTCTCCATCCGAAAGACTGCGGTGGAGTCCTTGTGGAACTGGAAGAAGCCTGA